The following coding sequences lie in one Miscanthus floridulus cultivar M001 chromosome 9, ASM1932011v1, whole genome shotgun sequence genomic window:
- the LOC136484241 gene encoding putative beta-D-xylosidase isoform X2, whose product MYNGGRAGLTFWSPNVNIFRDPRWGRGQETPGEDPAVSARYAAAYVRGLQQPYGSGGGHHNRLKLAACCKHFTAYDLDNWGGTDRFHFNAVVGAQDLEDTFNVPFRACVADGRAASVMCSYNQVNGVPTCADEAFLRGTIRGKWGLEGYIVSDCDSVDVFFRDQHYTRTAEDAVAATLRAGLDLDCGPFLALYTESAVARRKVSDADVDAALLNTVTVQMRLGMFDGDPASGPFGHLGPADVCTREHQDLALDAARQSVVLLKNQRGKHRNDVLPLRPAAHRVVAVVGPHADATVAMIGNYAGKPCRYTTPLQGVGGYVARAVHQAGCTDVACQGKNQPVAAAVDAARQADATVVVAGLDQKVEAEGLDRTSLLLPGRQAELISAVAKASKGPVILVLMSGGPIDIAFAQNDPRIDGILWVGYPGQAGGQAIADVIFGHHNPGGKLPVTWYPQDYLQKVPMTNMAMRANQARGYPGRTYRFYTGPTIHPFGHGLSYTQFTHALAHAPAQLTVRLSGGHAATTASTSSLLNATRTRPARTVRVAHARCEGLTVPVHVDVRNVGDRDGAHAVLVYHAAPSSSTAAPGADAPARQLVAFEKVHVPAGGVARVEMGIDVCDRLSVADRNGVRRIPVGEHRLMIGELTHSVTLGVEQLGVIDCSRWISIQRSISVSYSSSFSRRSPDPASVGPLRRRRPPSLNKSVGSAEAYKLICAFLKNGHLSLMRKWHRD is encoded by the exons CTCGCCGCCTGCTGCAAGCACTTCACGGCGTACGACCTGGACAACTGGGGCGGCACGGACAGGTTCCACTTCAACGCCGTGGTGGGCGCGCAGGACCTGGAGGACACCTTCAACGTGCCCTTCCGCGCCTGCGTCGCCGATGGCCGCGCCGCCAGCGTTATGTGCTCCTACAACCAGGTCAACGGCGTGCCCACCTGCGCCGACGAGGCGTTCCTGCGCGGCACCATCCGCGGGAAGTGGGGACTCGAGGGGTACATCGTCTCCGActgcgactccgtcgacgtcTTCTTCCGTGACCAGCACTACACGCGCACCGCCGAGGACGCCGTCGCCGCCACGCTCCGCGCCGGGCTCGACCTCGACTGTGGCCCCTTCCTCGCGCTCTACACCGAGTCCGCCGTCGCCAGGCGTAAGGTCTCCGACGCCGACGTCGACGCCGCGCTCCTCAACACCGTCACCGTGCAGATGCGGCTCGGCATGTTCGACGGCGACCCCGCGTCCGGGCCGTTCGGGCACCTGGGCCCCGCGGACGTGTGCACCAGGGAGCACCAGGACCTGGCGCTCGACGCCGCGCGCCAGAGCGTCGTGCTGCTGAAGAACCAGCGGGGGAAGCACAGGAACGACGTCCTCCCGCTCCGCCCCGCCGCGCAccgcgtcgtcgccgtcgtcggccCGCACGCCGACGCCACCGTCGCCATGATCGGGAACTACGCGGGCAAGCCCTGCCGGTACACCACGCCGCTACAGGGCGTGGGCGGGTACGTCGCGCGGGCGGTGCACCAGGCCGGGTGCACCGACGTCGCGTGCCAGGGGAAGAACCAGCCCGTCGCCGCGGCGGTGGACGCGGCGCGCCAAGCTgacgccaccgtcgtcgtcgccggGCTCGATCAGAAGGTGGAGGCCGAGGGCCTGGACCGGACCAGCCTTCTCCTCCCTGGGCGACAGGCCGAGCTCATCTCGGCCGTCGCCAAGGCGTCCAAGGGCCCCGTCATCCTCGTGCTCATGTCCGGCGGGCCCATCGACATCGCGTTCGCGCAGAATGACCCGAGGATCGACGGGATCCTGTGGGTGGGCTACCCCGGCCAGGCAGGCGGACAGGCCATCGCCGACGTCATCTTTGGACACCATAACCCAG GCGGGAAGCTGCCGGTGACATGGTACCCTCAAGACTACCTGCAGAAGGTGCCGATGACGAACATGGCGATGCGCGCGAACCAGGCGCGCGGGTACCCGGGGCGGACGTACCGGTTCTACACGGGGCCGACGATCCACCCGTTCGGGCACGGGCTCAGCTACACCCAGTTCACGCACGCGCTCGCGCACGCGCCGGCGCAGCTCACCGTGCGGCTCTCCGgcggccacgccgccaccaccgcgtCGACGTCGTCCCTCCTCAACGCGACGCGCACGCGCCCCGCCCGCACCGTGCGGGTCGCGCACGCGCGGTGCGAGGGCCTGACGGTCCCCGTGCACGTAGACGTGAGGAACGTCGGCGACCGCGACGGGGCGCACGCCGTGCTCGTGTACCACGCGGCGCCCTCGTCATCCACCGCCGCCCCCGGAGCGGACGCACCCGCGCGGCAACTGGTGGCGTTCGAGAAGGTGCACGTGCCCGCCGGCGGCGTGGCGCGCGTGGAGATGGGCATCGACGTGTGCGACCGGCTCAGCGTCGCGGACCGGAACGGCGTGCGGCGGATCCCCGTCGGCGAGCACAGGCTGATGATCGGCGAGCTCACGCACTCGGTCACGCTCGGCGTCGAGCAGCTCGGG gtgATTGATTGCAGCCGTTGGATCTCCATCCAACGCTCCATCTCTGTTTCTTATTCGTCTTCTTTCTCCCGCCGTTCTCCCGACCCTGCCTCTGTTGGaccgctccgccgccgccggcccccgTCCCTAAACAAATCAGTGGGCTCGGCCGAAGCTTACAAGCTGATATGTGCATTCCTGAAAAACGGTCATCTGAGCTTGATGAGAAAATGGCATAGGGATTAG